The genomic window TCAGCCTGAATGCCGGCATAGGAGATCGCTTGCTCATCAAGAATCCGATAAACCAACTCTTCTTTCTTTAAGCTGCTAACTTTTTTTATTCCCAACTCTTCCGCGATACTTTGAAGTTCGGGAAGAAGTTTTTCATTTAGTTCTAGAATGTTATATTTCTGCATATTGCGAAGTAATAATATAAATGGCACATACACACGGATCACATATGCAAACACGACGTACGCCCAATGGTATCATTGTATCTTTATTAAATTATAATTTTCATGTAATAACCGGATTGTTCAGCTAATTTGAACCATTAGTAACATATCTGCGGAGTAAATCTTCGCAAATGTAAGAATATTTTTACAATAAACGAGGATTTAGCCCAAAAAATTCACAATTAGCACACGCTTTGTTGATTCGTCTATACGAAAACGATTATCAGTCCTTTCTCCTACCACCCAAACGATAGCGTCGCCACTACAAAGAAGCCATGTGCGCTCCTTCTCAATCCGGCTAAATTTATGATCGGAGAAATAGTCACTCAACTTCTTACGTCCTTTCATTCCGAAGGGAATAAACCAATCGCCTTCTTTCCAAGTCCGCAATGTTAAAGGGAAATCGAGTTTATCATAATCCAAATAAGCGATCCGCTTATTCTTCTCGATAGGGAAATCTATAGTTATAACAAGTTTTTGGAAAGATAGTTCAATAGGTTCATGATTAATGCCCTTTTCTGGATCTAAAACGAAGGTTCGCTTTTCCTTCTTCTCTAAAGAAGTGATCCATAAATAATCCCGATCCTTCAGCAAACGATGGGTGGAAGAGTAAAACAGCTTACCAGGCTCCTTGGTCAAGGCAGCGAAAATATCGTCCGAGACCAGACGGGTAAAACCATATTCTTTTAATAACTCATACAAAATCGTCTCCGGAGCCGGAAACCGCATCAACGCCCCGATAGAAAGACGATCATCCGATACGACAACCTCTTTCCGGGCTTGTTCCAATACATATATATATATAGTCTCTGCGGCAGAAAGATGCTCGGCGGAACGTGCGATGGTATTCCGGGCCGATGGATTTATCTCCTCCAAAAGCGGCAACACATTCAAACGGATGAAATTACGGGTATAAGCATCCGATAAATTCGTGCTATCCACCATATAGGCGTAGCCTTGATCCGCCAGCCAAGCCAAGATATCCTCACGGCTTACGCACAGCAAAGGACGGACGATGAAACCATTCCTCGGACGGATCCCGCTCATCCCCCGGATTCCCGTGCCCCGTATCAAATTCATCAAGACCGTCTCCACATTATCGTCCCGGTGATGGGCGACGGCGGTCGCCTGCCCTCCCAGCCGCTCCCGCATCTCCTCAAACCAAGCATAGCGCAATTCACGGGCAGCCATCTCTATCGAGAGATGCCTCTCTCCGGCATAAGAGATCGTATCGAAATCTATCTTATGAAAGGGTACTTCCAAAGATTCCGCGAACTCACAGGCAAATGCCTCATCCCGATCCGACTCCTCCCCACGCAAATGAAAGTTACAATGAAGCGCTATACACGGATATCCCAAACGCACCAATACGCCCAACAAAGCCACAGAATCGGCACCACCGCTCAATCCGACCAAAACCGGACGATCCTCGGATAACAGCCGGTACTTCTCTATATATAAACGTATCGTATGTATCATAACATCTTTGTATTAAAAACAATAATGGCCCTAGCCGGTTTTAGCTAGAGCCATTACTTATAGATCTTTTGAATTAATCTTCTACACCTGCTAATTCCGGGTCGATCATAATACGACCACAGTATTCGCAAACAATAATTTTCTTACGCAACTTGATATCCAATTGCT from Parabacteroides distasonis ATCC 8503 includes these protein-coding regions:
- the tilS gene encoding tRNA lysidine(34) synthetase TilS, with the protein product MIHTIRLYIEKYRLLSEDRPVLVGLSGGADSVALLGVLVRLGYPCIALHCNFHLRGEESDRDEAFACEFAESLEVPFHKIDFDTISYAGERHLSIEMAARELRYAWFEEMRERLGGQATAVAHHRDDNVETVLMNLIRGTGIRGMSGIRPRNGFIVRPLLCVSREDILAWLADQGYAYMVDSTNLSDAYTRNFIRLNVLPLLEEINPSARNTIARSAEHLSAAETIYIYVLEQARKEVVVSDDRLSIGALMRFPAPETILYELLKEYGFTRLVSDDIFAALTKEPGKLFYSSTHRLLKDRDYLWITSLEKKEKRTFVLDPEKGINHEPIELSFQKLVITIDFPIEKNKRIAYLDYDKLDFPLTLRTWKEGDWFIPFGMKGRKKLSDYFSDHKFSRIEKERTWLLCSGDAIVWVVGERTDNRFRIDESTKRVLIVNFLG